In Hyphomicrobiales bacterium, a single window of DNA contains:
- a CDS encoding type I pantothenate kinase, which yields MIDLAEDFAREVSPFRRFSRSEWAELRADTPMTLTSADLDEVRSLNDKIDLAEVEAVYLPLSRLLNLYVQASQKLFHASNQFLHIRDLKVPYVIGIAGSVSSGKSTTARILRRLLSRWPSHPKVDLVTTDGFLLPNAVLDREGLMQRKGFPESYDLQRILRFMSDIKSGERDVEAPVYSHLTYDVIPGQTQVVDQPDILIVEGINVLQTGRPPRDGRGIPNTSDFFDFSIFIDAEESDLKSWYIERFFTLRSGAFQNPRSYFHRYAKLSDDEARDTATRIWNAINLVNLKENILPTRPRADLVLRKGTDHMVRSVFLRRL from the coding sequence ACGCTGACCAGCGCCGACCTCGACGAGGTGCGCTCGCTCAACGACAAGATCGACCTTGCGGAAGTGGAGGCAGTGTATCTGCCGCTGTCGCGCCTGCTCAATCTTTATGTGCAGGCCAGCCAGAAGCTGTTCCACGCCTCCAACCAGTTCCTCCACATCCGCGATCTGAAGGTGCCCTATGTGATCGGCATCGCGGGCAGCGTCTCCAGCGGCAAGAGCACCACGGCGCGCATCCTCCGCCGGCTGTTGTCGCGCTGGCCGTCGCATCCGAAGGTGGACCTTGTCACCACTGATGGTTTCCTCCTGCCCAACGCCGTGCTCGACCGTGAGGGCCTGATGCAGCGCAAGGGCTTCCCCGAGTCCTACGACCTCCAGCGCATCCTCCGCTTCATGTCCGACATCAAGTCCGGCGAGCGCGATGTGGAAGCGCCGGTCTATTCGCATCTCACCTATGACGTGATCCCCGGCCAGACGCAGGTGGTGGACCAGCCCGACATCCTCATCGTCGAAGGCATCAACGTGCTGCAGACGGGCCGCCCGCCCCGCGATGGCCGCGGCATTCCCAACACCTCCGACTTCTTCGATTTCTCGATCTTCATCGACGCCGAAGAATCCGACCTGAAGAGCTGGTACATCGAGCGCTTTTTCACCCTGCGGAGCGGCGCCTTCCAGAACCCCAGGTCCTACTTCCACCGCTACGCCAAGCTGAGCGACGACGAGGCGCGCGATACAGCAACGCGCATCTGGAACGCCATCAACCTGGTGAACCTGAAAGAAAACATCCTCCCCACCCGCCCCCGCGCCGACCTGGTGCTGCGCAAGGGCACCGACCACATGGTCCGGAGCGTCTTCCTGCGAAGGCTGTAG
- the fabA gene encoding 3-hydroxyacyl-[acyl-carrier-protein] dehydratase FabA: MPIGKPSYSYEEILACGRGELFGPGNAQLPLPPMLMFDRITEISKDGGSSGLGKVVAEFDIKPDLWFFPCHFQGDPVMPGCLGLDALWQLTGFFLGWLGEPGKGRALGVGEVKFTGMVTPKVKTVTYEVDVTRLILRKLKLAVANGVMKADGEPIYQVTDMKVGLFQPEAK; encoded by the coding sequence ATGCCGATCGGAAAACCATCCTATTCCTACGAAGAAATTCTGGCCTGTGGGCGGGGCGAGTTGTTTGGCCCCGGCAACGCGCAGCTTCCGTTGCCGCCCATGCTGATGTTCGACCGCATCACCGAGATCAGCAAGGATGGCGGCTCGTCGGGGCTGGGCAAGGTCGTCGCCGAATTCGACATCAAGCCCGATCTCTGGTTCTTCCCCTGCCATTTCCAGGGCGACCCCGTGATGCCCGGCTGCCTCGGTCTCGATGCGCTGTGGCAGTTGACGGGCTTCTTCCTCGGCTGGCTGGGCGAACCCGGCAAGGGCCGTGCCCTCGGCGTGGGCGAAGTGAAGTTCACCGGCATGGTGACGCCCAAGGTCAAGACCGTGACCTATGAGGTCGATGTCACCCGCCTGATCCTCCGCAAGCTGAAGCTCGCCGTCGCCAACGGCGTGATGAAAGCCGATGGCGAACCCATCTATCAGGTGACCGACATGAAGGTCGGCCTGTTCCAGCCGGAAGCCAAGTAG
- the fabB gene encoding beta-ketoacyl-ACP synthase I, whose protein sequence is MRRVVVTGMGIISSIGNNVQEVTASLREAKSGIVSADKYRELGFRCQVHGAPHYDLDTVDRRARRFMGDGGAWNYVAMQQAIADAGLEEKDVKNERTGIIMGSGGPSTKTIVAAADTTREKGPKRVGPFAVPPSMSSAHSAVLATPFGIRGVNYTISSACATSAHCIGNAAEMIQWNKQDVMFAGGGEELDWTLSVLFDAMGAMSSKYNDRPASASRAYDKNRDGFVIAGGAGVVVLEELEHAKARGAKIYGELVGYGATSDGYDMVAPSGEGAVRCMRMAMKDVKGEIDYINPHGTSTPVGDAKEIEAIREVFGAKIPPISSTKSLTGHSLGATGVQEAIYSLLMMKNGFLCESANIEELDPAFEGVPILRKRVDNAKVDTVMSNSFGFGGTNATLVFQRYNG, encoded by the coding sequence ATGCGGCGAGTCGTCGTCACAGGCATGGGGATCATCTCCTCGATCGGCAACAATGTGCAGGAGGTGACTGCTTCCCTGCGTGAGGCCAAGTCGGGCATTGTCTCGGCCGACAAGTACAGGGAACTGGGGTTCCGCTGCCAGGTGCATGGTGCCCCCCATTACGATCTCGATACCGTGGACCGCCGCGCCCGCCGCTTCATGGGAGATGGCGGGGCCTGGAACTACGTGGCCATGCAACAGGCCATCGCCGATGCAGGCCTTGAAGAAAAAGACGTCAAGAACGAGCGCACCGGCATCATCATGGGTTCGGGCGGCCCCTCGACCAAGACAATTGTTGCCGCCGCCGACACCACCCGCGAGAAAGGCCCAAAGCGCGTCGGCCCCTTCGCCGTGCCGCCATCGATGTCCTCGGCCCACTCGGCCGTGCTGGCCACGCCGTTCGGCATTCGCGGCGTGAACTACACGATCTCCAGCGCCTGCGCCACGTCGGCCCACTGCATCGGCAATGCCGCCGAAATGATCCAGTGGAACAAGCAGGATGTGATGTTCGCCGGTGGCGGCGAGGAACTGGACTGGACTCTTTCGGTACTCTTCGACGCCATGGGCGCCATGTCGTCCAAATACAACGACCGGCCGGCCTCCGCCTCCCGCGCCTATGACAAGAACCGTGACGGCTTCGTGATCGCCGGCGGGGCTGGCGTCGTCGTTCTCGAAGAACTTGAGCACGCCAAGGCGCGTGGCGCCAAAATCTACGGCGAACTCGTGGGCTATGGCGCCACGAGCGACGGCTACGACATGGTCGCCCCCTCGGGCGAAGGTGCTGTACGCTGCATGCGCATGGCCATGAAGGACGTGAAGGGTGAGATCGACTACATCAACCCGCACGGCACCTCGACGCCCGTGGGCGATGCCAAGGAAATCGAAGCGATCCGCGAGGTTTTTGGCGCGAAGATTCCGCCGATTTCCTCTACCAAGTCGCTGACCGGCCATTCGCTCGGAGCAACCGGCGTGCAGGAGGCGATCTATTCCCTCCTCATGATGAAGAATGGCTTCCTCTGCGAGAGCGCCAACATCGAGGAACTCGACCCCGCATTCGAAGGTGTGCCCATCCTGCGCAAGCGGGTGGACAACGCCAAGGTCGATACCGTGATGTCGAACTCCTTCGGCTTCGGCGGCACCAATGCCACCCTCGTCTTCCAACGTTACAACGGATAA
- the fabI gene encoding enoyl-ACP reductase FabI, translating to MTDGLMKGRRGLVMGVANDHSIAWGIAQNLAKHGAELAFTYQGEAFGKRLAPLAESVGSKILINCDVEDIASVDAAFAELKKQWGKIDFLVHSIGFSDKNELKGKYADTTRANFSRTMVISCFSFTEIAKRAAEMMPDGGSILTLTYGGSQRVMPNYNVMGVAKAALEASVRYLAADFGPQGIRVNAISAGPMRTLAGAGVGDARAMFNYQHAHAPLRRTITLDEVGGSAVYLLSPLSGGVTGEIHYVDSGYNIISMPRPEDLAKV from the coding sequence ATGACCGACGGACTGATGAAGGGCCGCCGCGGCCTCGTAATGGGTGTGGCCAACGATCATTCGATCGCTTGGGGCATCGCCCAGAACCTGGCGAAGCATGGGGCGGAACTGGCCTTCACCTACCAGGGCGAGGCGTTCGGCAAGCGTCTGGCGCCGTTGGCGGAAAGCGTCGGTTCGAAGATCCTGATCAACTGCGACGTGGAAGACATTGCCTCCGTCGATGCCGCCTTCGCCGAACTGAAGAAGCAGTGGGGCAAGATCGACTTCCTCGTCCATTCCATCGGCTTCTCCGACAAGAACGAGTTGAAGGGCAAATACGCCGACACGACGCGCGCCAATTTCTCCCGCACAATGGTGATCTCGTGTTTCTCCTTCACGGAAATCGCCAAGCGCGCCGCCGAGATGATGCCCGACGGCGGCTCGATCCTCACCCTCACCTATGGCGGCTCACAGCGCGTGATGCCGAACTACAATGTGATGGGCGTGGCCAAGGCGGCGCTGGAAGCCAGCGTCCGCTATCTCGCCGCCGATTTTGGCCCGCAGGGAATTCGCGTGAATGCGATTTCCGCAGGCCCCATGCGCACCCTCGCAGGCGCCGGCGTGGGCGATGCCCGCGCCATGTTCAACTACCAGCATGCGCACGCGCCGCTCCGCCGCACGATCACGCTGGATGAAGTGGGCGGCTCGGCCGTCTACCTGCTCTCGCCGCTGTCCGGCGGTGTCACTGGCGAAATCCATTACGTGGATTCCGGTTACAACATCATCTCGATGCCGCGGCCTGAAGACCTCGCCAAGGTCTGA
- a CDS encoding zinc-binding alcohol dehydrogenase family protein codes for MRAAGYVTSLPVTDPKALEDVTVPEPVATGHDIVVDVKAVSVNPVDTKVRKRSAPAAGPKVLGYDAAGVVRAVGPDAAGLFKVGDEVWYAGAIDRPGSNAERQAVDARIVGHKPASLDWAEAAALPLTAITAWEMLFDRLDVARPVPGAAAAILIIGGAGGVGSIAIQLARQLTGLTIIATASRAETQAWCRNMGAHHVIDHSQPLTPQIAALGVGAPGLVFCTSNAQPYGPDIAALIAPQGRLGLIADGLDMSPFKTKSISFHWEFMFTRPVEKTADISEQARLLDAVARLVDDGKLRTTLTKRMGKINAANLIAAHAALEEGRMIGKLALEGW; via the coding sequence CCCCAAGGCGCTGGAGGATGTGACCGTGCCTGAACCGGTGGCCACGGGCCACGACATTGTTGTCGATGTGAAGGCCGTCTCTGTGAACCCGGTCGATACCAAGGTGCGCAAGCGCTCTGCTCCTGCGGCGGGGCCAAAGGTGCTGGGATACGATGCAGCGGGCGTTGTGCGCGCCGTCGGTCCGGATGCGGCGGGGCTGTTCAAGGTGGGCGATGAGGTCTGGTATGCGGGCGCCATTGACCGCCCGGGCAGCAACGCGGAGCGGCAGGCTGTCGATGCCCGCATCGTGGGCCACAAGCCGGCGTCGCTCGATTGGGCAGAGGCCGCTGCTCTGCCGCTGACCGCCATCACGGCCTGGGAGATGCTGTTCGACCGGCTGGACGTGGCGCGGCCTGTGCCTGGTGCCGCAGCTGCGATCCTGATCATCGGCGGGGCCGGTGGCGTGGGTTCCATTGCCATCCAGCTGGCGCGGCAATTGACCGGCCTCACCATCATCGCCACGGCGTCACGGGCGGAAACGCAGGCGTGGTGCCGCAACATGGGTGCGCATCACGTGATCGACCACAGCCAGCCGTTGACGCCGCAAATTGCGGCACTCGGTGTCGGAGCGCCTGGCCTGGTCTTTTGCACCAGCAATGCCCAGCCCTATGGACCGGACATTGCCGCTCTCATTGCCCCGCAGGGACGGCTTGGATTGATTGCCGACGGGCTCGACATGTCGCCCTTCAAGACGAAGAGCATTTCCTTCCACTGGGAATTCATGTTCACGCGGCCCGTGGAGAAGACCGCCGACATCAGCGAGCAGGCGCGGCTTCTTGATGCGGTGGCGCGCCTCGTGGACGACGGCAAGCTCCGCACGACGCTCACGAAACGCATGGGCAAGATCAACGCGGCCAACCTCATCGCGGCGCACGCGGCGCTGGAAGAAGGCCGCATGATCGGCAAGCTGGCGCTTGAGGGTTGGTGA